GCACCCGCAGCTGGATGCCGGCTCCGAGGTGCCGCTTGATGGCGGCGTCGACCCCGCCGTCCATCCGACCCCGGGAGTTGGTCGGCGTGACCCACGCGTCGACGTTCTCGGCGAGGATCGAGCCCCGGCGGATCTCGATGCCGGGAGTGTCGGCGAAGGCCGCCCGCCACGCCTCGACCACACGCTCGTTGACATCGGTCAGCACCACCCTGAGCGCGGGCCCCACACGGTTCTCCGTCATCGTCCACTCCTGTCGGGAAACAGCCCTTCCAACACCCCGGACGCTAGCCGCCACCACTGACAACGCCGCTGCGACCAGGGGGGAGTGAGCCGTCGTCACGACCCCCGGAGGGCAGCGGGCGTCGGCGTCGGCCGATGATGGGTACGCAAGTACCGCCCGGCCCCGCCGCCCGCGCCCGGGCTTCCGTAGGAAGAGGACGTTTCGTGATTCAGCCCCCCGCCCGGGTGTCGTGCCGGCTGTGCCTGATCCTGCGCATCGACAGGGCCACCTCGTCGGGCCCCTGGTTCATGGTGCTGATGGTGGTGCTCATGGGGCTGGGGTTCACGGATTCGCCCCTCGGGTACGCGGCTGCCGTCGCCCTCTTCGTCACCTGGGTCGGCCTCGGAACCATCGGCAAAAGGCACGAGGCGCGAGGCGAAGGGCACCACCACGCCGGGCACGAGCGGTGACGGCCGCACACCGGCTCCGCGCGCCCCGCTCGCCCGGATCCCCCTCGGCTACGGGCGGGCGGGGCGGTCGCCCCAGTCGAGCCGGAGCACGGCGAGGTCGTCGGAGTGACGTCCGGCGTTGAGCTTGTGGGTCCGCTCGATGAGGAGGTCGACGTGAACGGCCGGATCCGTCGGCGGCAGGTCCTCGATCAGCGTGAGCAGCCCTTCGACGCCGAGCCGTTCGCTCGACGCCCCGTTGTGCCCTTCGGTCAGGCCGTCGGTGTAGAGGGTCAGAGCCCCGGTGGGCGGGAGGGCGACCACCGTGGGCGGCCAGCTCCGCAGACCGGGGAGGATGCCGAGGGCGATGCCGTGCGCCGCGGCCACCTCCTGGGTCCCCTCGTCGGTGGTGAGGAGGGGTTCGTGGTGGCCGGCGAGGTGGAGCGTCGCGGTGCCGGCGCCCTGGTCGAGGGTGAGGAGGGTGCAGGTGGCGAACATGTGCCGGCCGCCGCGCTCGGCGATCAGGATGCGTTCCATCAGGTGCAGCAGGTCGTCGCCGCGGTGTCCGCCGAGGACGAGGGAGCGCCAGGCGATGCGCAGGCAGACGCCGAGTGCCGCGGCGTCGGGGCCGTGCCCGCTGACGTCGCCGACGACGGCGTGGAGCAGCCCGTCGTCACCCTCCACCACGTCGAGGAAGTCCCCGCCGAGCAGGGCCATGGCGGCGCCCGGCAGGTAGCGGGAGGTCACCCGCACCGTGGAGGTGTCGAGGATCGGCTGGGGCAGCAGGCCGCGCTCCAGGCGGGCGTTCTCCTCGGCCCGCAGCCGCGCGGCCTGGGCCTCGGCGCTCGCGCGTTCCGTCTTGCTGCGGTAGACGGCGTACCGCACCGTCCGGTGCAGCAGGTCCGCTTCGACCTTCCCCTTGACGAGGAAGTCCTGGGCGCCCGCGGCCATGGCGTCGGTGCCGGCCTGGGCCTCGGACAGCCCGGTCAGCACGATGACCGCGGTGTGCGGGGCCATGGCGCGGACGGCGGCGACCGCGTCGATGCCGGACACGTCGGGCAGGTGCAGGTCGAGGAGGATGCAGTCGATCGGCGCGCCGGCGGCCAGCCGGCTGCGGGCCTCGGCGAGCGTGGCCCTCGTGGTCAGTTCGAACCGCAGCCCCGTGTCGTGGAGGAGCTCCTCGACGAGCAGGGCGTCGCCCTCGTCGTCCTCGATGAGGAGGATGCGGTACGTCGTCCCGCCGGAGGCCGCGTCGGGACCGGCGGTCATCGCTGGGGTCATCATGCCTGCTCCGGGCCGGAGCGGCTGGCCTCCGGCAGGGTGGACGGGCCGGGGTTCTCCGGCGGCCGGGGTGCCAGGGTGAAGGTGATGCGCGCGCCGTCCCGGTACGTCGTGTCGACCGCGATGGTGCCGCCGTGGAACTCGACGATCTTCTTGCACATCGCGAGGCCGATACCGCTGCCGGAGTAGGTGTCCTTGGTGTGCAGCCGCTGGAAGATCACGAAGACCTTGTCGGCGTACTCCGGTGCGATGCCGATGCCGTTGTCCGTGACCGTGAAGCGCCACAGGTCGCCTTCCCGGGCGGCTGTGACGTGGATCTCCGGCGCCTGGTCCGGGCGGCGGAACTTGACGGCGTTGCCGATCAGGTTCTGCCAGAGCATGCCCATCTGGGTGGGGTCGGCGACCAGGGACGGCAGCGGTTCGTGGGTGACCAGCGCCCCGGACTCCTCGATGCCGACGCTCAGCGAGGACAGGGTCCGCTCCAGGACCTCGTCCAGGTCGACCTCCTCGTGGGCGTTGTGCAGGCGGCCGACGCGGGAGAAGTCGAGCAGGTCGTTGATGAGCGTCTGCATGCGGTTCGCGCCGTCGACCGCGAAGTCGATGTACTGGTCGGCCCGCGCGTCCAGCTGCCCCCCGTAGCGCCGCTGGAGGAGCTGGGTGAAGCTGGACACCTTCCGCAGCGGCTCCTGCAGGTCGTGGGAGGCGACGTACGCGAACTGCTCCAGTTCGGCGTTGGACCGCTGCAGGTCCGCGGCCTGCGCGTCGAGGCGCAGACGCGCCTCCTCACTGAAGGCCAGCTCACGCACCAGGCGCCTGCGCATGAAGTCGATCTCACCGCTGAGATGCCGCAGGTCGGCCGGGCCGGTCGGGGTGATGGGGTGGTCGAAGTCACCCCCGGCGATGGTGCGGGCGTCCGTGCCGAGCTGCTCCAGCGGCTGGTTGATGCCGCGGCGCAGCCCTTCGAAGACGAAGGCGGTGAGGACGACGATCAGGACCGCGATGGCGCTGAACACCCAGTTGCGCAGGGCTATCGTGGCCGTCAGGTCGTCCCTCGCCCGGTCGAGGTCCGCGCGCAGGCGCTCCTGCTGACCGCTCAGGGCGACCCGTACGGCGTCGAAGGCCGCCTTGCCGTCCGCCGCGCGCGCGGCGGCGAGCGGCGAGGGCGTGCCGGGCGGCGTGGCGGCGACCGGGCGGGCGATCATCTCCTGCCACCTCGCCACACGGTCCTGCACGGCCTCGAGGTCGGCGAGGGCGGCCCGGTCGCCGCGCAGCAGCCCGGCCAGGTCGGCGGCGCTCGCCCGCTGCTCGGTGAGGCCCTGCTCGTACGGGGCTATGAACTCCGGAGTGCCGGTGAGTCCGTAGCCGCGGATGCCGGTCTCCTGGTTGAGGATGGCCGATTCCAGGCGGATCGCGGTGGTCAGCGCGGGGGACCGCACGTCGACGAGGTCCGTGCTGAGCGCCTGCGTCCGTGACAGGACCCACCCCCCCGCCGTCCCGAGCAGCGCCAGGACCACCAGGGACACGGCCGCCCCCACACGAAGCCACCGCCGGGTCGTCCATGTGGAGAGCCCTCGCGTACGCGGTTGCTTCTCTTCGCTGGTCATCCTCTGGGCTCCTCGCTGTGACAGCCGCTGCGTGGGGTACGGCCAGCCCACCTTAATCGGCGACAACGTTTGTTGTCGCACGGCTGTCCCGGGGCCTAGAGTGCCAGGTGTGCCAGGCAAAAACTTCCACATGCGGACCACTCCGCAGGAGACGGCCGGCCTCGCGGAGGCGGCGGTCGGCGCACTCGCGCAGCGCCTCGCCCACCAGCTGCTGGAAGCCTCCTCGCACCCGGCACCGGACGATCCGACGCGGGCCCTGGCCATGCTCCACGTGCTGGACCACCTCCAGCAGGCCACCGAGCGGCTCCAGCGGGAGGCGGCCGTGGCCGCCGCGCGCGCGGGGGCCGGCTATCCGCAGCTCGGTGCCGCCTGCGGTCTGACCCGCCAGGGCGCCCGGCGCCGCTGGCCGGGGATCTACCACCACTCCCACGAGAAACCAACGGAGCTTCCGACGATGACCAGCCCCGCCCGCCCCTTCGACGTCCTGCTGGTCGAGGACGACGTCGCCGACGCCATGCTCATCGAGGAGGCCCTCTCCGAGCGCGGCGCCCGCAACCTGGTCCGGGTCACCGACGGGGTCGCCGCGCTGGAGCACCTGCGCGCGTCGGACACCGCGCGGCCCGACCTCATCGTCCTGGACCTCAACATGCCCCGGATGAACGGCCGCGAGCTGCTGAAGGTGCTGAAGACGGACGAGGACCTGCAGACGATCCCCGTGGTCGTGCTCACCACGTCCACCGCCCCGGACGACGTGACCGACGCCTACAGCAGCCACGCCAACGCCTACGTGACCAAGCCGGTCAACCTGGAGGAGTTCGAGCGGGCCGTCCAGAGCATCGACGCCTTCTACCTCGACACCGCCACCCGCCCGCGCCCCTGACCCATCCGGGAGGCGGCGCCCCGCGCAGGCGCCGCTCTGGTGTGCGCGGCCCGGTCCGAGGGGCGGCTCGCCGACCTGACCGGCGAGCTGTCTCTCAGGCCGACGGGCCCGGGTTTCGGGCCGAGGCCTTCGCCAGCGCCTGCTCCAGGTCGGCCCACAGGTCCTCGACGTGCTCGATGCCGACGGACATCCGTACCGTGCCCGGGCCGATGCCCGCCGCGTCGAGGGCCGCCGCGTCGAGCCGGCGGTGCGAGGTGGAGGCCGGGTGCATGACCAGGGTCTTCACGTCGCCGAGCGACGCGGTCAGGGCGGCCAGGCGAACCCCCTCGATGAAGGCGCGGCCCGCCGCGCGTCCGCCCGCCAGGTCGAAGGAGACGACCCCGCCCCCGCCCCGGGGCAGCAGCCGCCGCGCCACGGCGTGATCGGGGTGCCCGGGGAGTGCCGGGTGGCGTACGGCCGCCACCGCCGGGTGTGCGGCGAGCCGGCCGGCCAGGTCGACGGCGCTCGCGCTCTGCCGCTCGATCCGCAGCGGCATCGTCTGCAGGCCGCGCAGGGTCAGCCAGGCCGCGAAGGGGTCGGTGACGGCGCCCTGGTCGACCGCGTGGTGGCGGATGCGGCCGTACAGCCCGGGGTCCGCGAAGACGGCGATCCCGCCGAGGACATCCGCGTGCCCGGCGAGGTACTTGGTCGCGGAGTGGATGACGACGTCGGCGCCGTACTCGATCGGCCGGCACAGCAGCGGCGAGGCGAAGGTGTTGTCGACGGCGCTGGGGATTCCCGCCTCGGTGGCCACGGCGATCAGGGCGGGCAGGTCGGAGACCCGGGTGGTGGGGTTGGCGATGGTCTCCAGGTACAGCAGCCGCGTCTTCGGCCGCAGCGCCCGCCGGACCTCCTCCGGGTCGGTCCCGGAGACGTACGTCACCTCGACGCCCCAGCGCTCGGCGAGGTCGGTGAGGACCGCGTACGTGCCGCCGTAGAGGCAGCGCTGCGCGACGACGTGGTCCCCGGCGGCGAGGAGCCCGAGCAGGAGGCCGTTGATGGCGCCCATGCCGGAGGCGTAGGAGAGGGCCGCGACTCCGCCTTCGAGGCGGGCGACGGCGTCCTCCAGGGCGCGGACCGTCGGGTTGCCGAGGCGGCTGTAGACGAAGGTGTCGGGCGAGTGGAAGGC
This portion of the Streptomyces changanensis genome encodes:
- a CDS encoding PP2C family protein-serine/threonine phosphatase, coding for MTAGPDAASGGTTYRILLIEDDEGDALLVEELLHDTGLRFELTTRATLAEARSRLAAGAPIDCILLDLHLPDVSGIDAVAAVRAMAPHTAVIVLTGLSEAQAGTDAMAAGAQDFLVKGKVEADLLHRTVRYAVYRSKTERASAEAQAARLRAEENARLERGLLPQPILDTSTVRVTSRYLPGAAMALLGGDFLDVVEGDDGLLHAVVGDVSGHGPDAAALGVCLRIAWRSLVLGGHRGDDLLHLMERILIAERGGRHMFATCTLLTLDQGAGTATLHLAGHHEPLLTTDEGTQEVAAAHGIALGILPGLRSWPPTVVALPPTGALTLYTDGLTEGHNGASSERLGVEGLLTLIEDLPPTDPAVHVDLLIERTHKLNAGRHSDDLAVLRLDWGDRPARP
- a CDS encoding trans-sulfuration enzyme family protein: MNDDTTALRPETLAVHPPRVPITGSTPLGVPLHQGHIFAFDSADAMADAFHSPDTFVYSRLGNPTVRALEDAVARLEGGVAALSYASGMGAINGLLLGLLAAGDHVVAQRCLYGGTYAVLTDLAERWGVEVTYVSGTDPEEVRRALRPKTRLLYLETIANPTTRVSDLPALIAVATEAGIPSAVDNTFASPLLCRPIEYGADVVIHSATKYLAGHADVLGGIAVFADPGLYGRIRHHAVDQGAVTDPFAAWLTLRGLQTMPLRIERQSASAVDLAGRLAAHPAVAAVRHPALPGHPDHAVARRLLPRGGGGVVSFDLAGGRAAGRAFIEGVRLAALTASLGDVKTLVMHPASTSHRRLDAAALDAAGIGPGTVRMSVGIEHVEDLWADLEQALAKASARNPGPSA
- a CDS encoding response regulator, which translates into the protein MPGKNFHMRTTPQETAGLAEAAVGALAQRLAHQLLEASSHPAPDDPTRALAMLHVLDHLQQATERLQREAAVAAARAGAGYPQLGAACGLTRQGARRRWPGIYHHSHEKPTELPTMTSPARPFDVLLVEDDVADAMLIEEALSERGARNLVRVTDGVAALEHLRASDTARPDLIVLDLNMPRMNGRELLKVLKTDEDLQTIPVVVLTTSTAPDDVTDAYSSHANAYVTKPVNLEEFERAVQSIDAFYLDTATRPRP
- a CDS encoding sensor histidine kinase; the encoded protein is MTSEEKQPRTRGLSTWTTRRWLRVGAAVSLVVLALLGTAGGWVLSRTQALSTDLVDVRSPALTTAIRLESAILNQETGIRGYGLTGTPEFIAPYEQGLTEQRASAADLAGLLRGDRAALADLEAVQDRVARWQEMIARPVAATPPGTPSPLAAARAADGKAAFDAVRVALSGQQERLRADLDRARDDLTATIALRNWVFSAIAVLIVVLTAFVFEGLRRGINQPLEQLGTDARTIAGGDFDHPITPTGPADLRHLSGEIDFMRRRLVRELAFSEEARLRLDAQAADLQRSNAELEQFAYVASHDLQEPLRKVSSFTQLLQRRYGGQLDARADQYIDFAVDGANRMQTLINDLLDFSRVGRLHNAHEEVDLDEVLERTLSSLSVGIEESGALVTHEPLPSLVADPTQMGMLWQNLIGNAVKFRRPDQAPEIHVTAAREGDLWRFTVTDNGIGIAPEYADKVFVIFQRLHTKDTYSGSGIGLAMCKKIVEFHGGTIAVDTTYRDGARITFTLAPRPPENPGPSTLPEASRSGPEQA